One genomic region from Desulfuromonas sp. TF encodes:
- the treS gene encoding maltose alpha-D-glucosyltransferase encodes MPSKDALPDDNPQWYRDALIYQLHVKAFHDSDGNGIGDFRGLMEKLDYLHDLGITAVWLLPFYPSPLRDDGYDIADYYRVNPSYNTLADFKRFLKAAHARGIRVITELVLNHTSDQHPWFQRARRARPGSVHRNYYVWSDTPEKYRDARIIFQDFETSNWSWDPVAKAYYWHRFYAHQPDLNFESPAVQREMFRVIDFWFGMGVDGVRLDAVPYLFEREGTNCENLPETHAFLKKLRAHVDAGFKDRMLLAEANQWPEDAVAYFGEGDECHMAFHFPIMPRMYMALQMEDRFPLIDILEQTPAIPDSCQWAIFLRNHDELTLEMVTDEERDYMYRVYASDPRARINLGIRRRLAPLLANSRRRIELMNFLLFSLPGTPIIYYGDEIGMGDNYYLGDRDGVRTPMQWSPDRNAGFSRVNPQRLYMPVVIEPEYHYESVNVENQVSNTTSLLWWMRRVISMRKRLKALGSGTMEMLLPDNPKVLAFIRSQGDEILLVVVNLSRFAQVARLDLSGYAGLVPEEVFSRNLYPVIRKEPYILTLGVHDYYWFHLRPTREQMLETELPRLSLRSGSPWEAVLKGKTGERFADLIADYLPRCRWFRSKARLVSQVELVDSLPLGTESRASRLVLFKVSYTEGLAETYLLPLAWLPREQAERLLEEEPRARIAFLNLGDEEGMLFDAVHDENFRDSLLQLIARRRKLKGERGELAAAPGSRFRELRGGAGTLLPSRVLKTEQSNSSVQYGDRFFLKLYRQPDTGINPDPEITRFLTEKARFPRIPPFAGLLEYHLPGKDPMTIGLLQGYVSNQGDAWGFTLDVLSRYIERVLTLHHTMPSSPEPCPSLFDCDYAELPEKMHELIGTFYLEMAALLGRRTAEMHRALAVNTAGPVWRPEEFSLLYQRSVYQSMRSLCRRSFQALAQNLDRLTEKNRAAAEGILTMEKEILLRFGRIRERKLSASKIRIHGDYHLGQVLFTGKDFIIIDFEGEPARTLSERRLKRSPLRDVAGMIRSFHYAAFTALHRHVRNHSNDQMILEPWLKTWYTYVAGAFLDAYRQQLGETELLPAESADVELMLNAYLLEKAVYELGYELNNRPDWVAIPMNGIEIILGASTGASEK; translated from the coding sequence ATGCCCTCAAAGGATGCCCTGCCCGACGACAATCCGCAGTGGTACCGCGACGCGCTGATCTATCAGCTCCACGTCAAGGCCTTTCACGATTCGGACGGCAACGGAATCGGCGATTTCCGCGGGCTGATGGAGAAGCTGGATTATCTGCATGACCTCGGCATCACCGCGGTCTGGCTTCTGCCTTTCTATCCATCGCCCCTGCGGGACGACGGCTACGACATCGCCGATTACTACAGGGTCAATCCCAGCTACAACACACTTGCCGATTTCAAGCGTTTTCTCAAGGCGGCCCACGCTCGCGGCATCCGGGTGATCACCGAGCTCGTTCTCAACCACACGTCGGATCAGCACCCCTGGTTCCAGCGGGCCCGCCGGGCGCGCCCCGGTTCGGTCCACCGCAATTACTATGTCTGGAGCGACACGCCGGAGAAGTACCGCGACGCTCGGATCATCTTTCAGGATTTCGAAACCTCCAACTGGAGCTGGGATCCGGTGGCAAAAGCCTATTACTGGCACCGTTTCTACGCCCATCAGCCCGATCTCAACTTCGAGAGCCCGGCGGTGCAAAGGGAGATGTTTCGCGTCATCGATTTCTGGTTCGGGATGGGGGTGGACGGAGTCCGCCTCGACGCCGTCCCCTATCTGTTTGAACGGGAGGGGACCAACTGCGAGAACCTTCCGGAAACCCATGCTTTTCTCAAGAAGCTGCGCGCCCATGTCGATGCCGGTTTCAAGGACCGCATGCTGCTGGCTGAGGCCAACCAGTGGCCCGAAGACGCCGTCGCGTACTTCGGGGAGGGGGATGAGTGCCACATGGCTTTTCATTTTCCGATCATGCCCCGTATGTACATGGCGCTGCAGATGGAAGACCGGTTTCCCCTCATCGACATTCTGGAACAGACTCCCGCCATTCCTGACTCCTGTCAGTGGGCCATCTTTCTTCGCAATCATGACGAGCTGACCCTGGAGATGGTCACCGATGAGGAGCGCGACTATATGTACCGGGTCTACGCCAGCGATCCGCGGGCCCGCATCAATCTGGGGATCCGCCGGCGGCTGGCGCCCCTGCTGGCAAACAGCCGGCGGCGGATCGAATTGATGAATTTCCTTCTCTTCAGTCTGCCGGGAACGCCCATTATTTATTACGGCGACGAGATCGGAATGGGAGACAATTATTACCTCGGGGACCGGGACGGGGTGCGCACTCCGATGCAATGGAGCCCGGACCGCAACGCCGGCTTCTCCCGCGTCAATCCTCAGAGACTTTATATGCCGGTGGTCATCGAGCCGGAGTATCATTACGAGTCGGTGAATGTGGAAAACCAGGTCAGCAATACCACCTCCCTCCTCTGGTGGATGCGGCGCGTCATCTCCATGCGCAAACGGCTCAAGGCTCTCGGCAGCGGCACCATGGAGATGCTGCTCCCGGACAACCCCAAGGTTCTGGCGTTCATTCGCAGCCAGGGCGACGAAATCCTTCTGGTGGTGGTCAATCTCTCCCGCTTCGCTCAGGTGGCCCGGCTCGATCTCTCCGGTTATGCCGGACTGGTTCCGGAAGAGGTGTTCAGCCGCAACCTCTATCCGGTCATTCGCAAGGAGCCCTATATCCTGACCCTTGGCGTTCATGACTACTACTGGTTCCATCTGCGCCCGACCCGGGAACAGATGCTGGAGACCGAACTGCCGCGACTCTCCCTCAGGAGCGGTAGCCCCTGGGAGGCTGTCCTTAAGGGGAAGACGGGAGAGCGCTTCGCCGACCTGATCGCCGATTATCTTCCCCGCTGCCGCTGGTTCCGGAGCAAAGCCCGCCTCGTCAGCCAGGTCGAACTGGTGGACAGCCTTCCCCTCGGGACCGAATCAAGAGCCAGCCGGCTGGTTCTTTTCAAGGTGAGCTATACGGAAGGCCTGGCGGAAACCTACCTTCTTCCCCTGGCCTGGCTGCCCCGGGAGCAGGCCGAACGCCTTCTGGAGGAAGAGCCCCGGGCCCGCATCGCTTTCCTGAACCTGGGAGACGAAGAGGGGATGCTCTTCGATGCAGTCCATGACGAAAATTTCCGGGACAGTCTGCTGCAACTGATCGCCCGCCGCCGGAAGCTGAAAGGAGAACGGGGTGAGCTTGCCGCGGCTCCAGGAAGCCGCTTTCGCGAACTGAGAGGAGGAGCGGGAACCCTCCTTCCTTCCCGCGTGTTGAAGACCGAACAGAGCAACAGCTCGGTGCAGTACGGCGACCGCTTTTTCCTCAAGCTCTACAGGCAGCCTGACACCGGCATCAACCCCGACCCGGAAATCACGCGCTTTCTTACCGAAAAAGCTCGATTCCCCCGAATTCCTCCCTTTGCCGGTCTGCTCGAGTACCACCTCCCGGGAAAAGATCCCATGACCATCGGACTGCTGCAGGGGTATGTCTCCAATCAGGGGGATGCCTGGGGGTTCACCCTCGATGTTCTCTCCCGTTATATCGAACGGGTATTGACCCTCCATCACACTATGCCGTCTTCACCTGAGCCCTGTCCTTCCCTTTTCGACTGCGATTATGCCGAACTGCCGGAGAAGATGCATGAACTGATCGGGACGTTTTACCTGGAGATGGCGGCGCTGCTGGGCCGCAGGACCGCGGAAATGCATCGGGCCCTGGCGGTAAACACCGCCGGCCCGGTCTGGCGGCCGGAGGAGTTCTCGCTTCTCTACCAGCGCTCCGTCTACCAGTCGATGCGCAGCCTTTGCCGGCGCTCTTTCCAGGCTCTGGCCCAGAATCTTGACCGGCTGACGGAGAAGAATCGGGCGGCGGCCGAGGGCATTCTGACGATGGAAAAGGAGATCCTCCTGCGCTTTGGAAGGATCCGCGAACGCAAGCTTTCGGCAAGCAAGATTCGCATCCATGGGGATTACCATCTGGGTCAGGTCCTGTTCACCGGCAAGGATTTCATCATCATCGACTTCGAGGGGGAGCCGGCGCGCACCCTGAGCGAGCGGCGCCTGAAGCGTTCGCCCCTGAGGGATGTGGCCGGGATGATCCGCTCGTTCCATTATGCCGCCTTCACCGCCTTGCATCGGCATGTCCGGAATCATTCGAACGATCAGATGATTCTCGAGCCCTGGCTGAAGACCTGGTACACTTATGTCGCCGGGGCTTTTCTGGACGCCTACCGGCAGCAGCTGGGAGAGACCGAGCTGCTGCCGGCGGAGAGCGCGGATGTGGAGCTGATGCTGAATGCTTACCTTCTGGAAAAAGCGGTCTACGAACTCGGCTATGAACTCAACAACCGTCCCGACTGGGTGGCGATTCCCATGAACGGGATCGAAATAATTCTCGGCGCCTCGACCGGTGCGTCGGAGAAATGA
- the treZ gene encoding malto-oligosyltrehalose trehalohydrolase, translating to MEVGASYLGNGSCRFTVWAPRADSVEVHLPGSPERLVPLKAGELGYWEDVVTGVSPGSRYFFRLNGEHDRPDPASRYQPEGVHGPSEIIDQSAFPWSDHNWGGIPLEDFVIYELHVGTFTPEGTFAAVIPHLPELHEMGVTAIEIMPVAQFPGERNWGYDGAYPFAVQTSYGGPSGFKALVDACHREGLSLILDVVYNHLGPEGNYLREFAPYFTDRYRTPWGEAINFDGPGSDEVRAYFIENALAWFRDYHVDALRLDAVHAIFDFSARNFLQELAERTGEYSQEAGRPHLLIAESDLDDVRLIRTAEQGGYGLHAQWHDDFHHALHTLLTEDREAYYQDFGSTADLCKAFREGFVYDWRYSPYRQRRHGSSSREQPARQFVVCSQNHDQIGNRMQGERLITVAGFAAAKTAAAAVLLSPYIPLLFMGEEYGEEAPFLFFVSFPDPDLAEAVRSGRREEFRAFSWKGEPPDPQDPETFRRSRLKREQRHHGRNRTMFDFYRQLLRLRKELPALRHPDKENLEAGTQAGTSVLWLSRWKGVDRVIALFNLGGEKVSLNFPAASGSWKKLLDSAEELWQGPGSLLPQHLTGSEAVVLPPLSCALYRLEPKHDKVQ from the coding sequence ATGGAAGTCGGTGCAAGCTATCTCGGAAACGGAAGCTGCCGGTTCACCGTCTGGGCTCCCAGGGCGGATTCGGTGGAGGTTCATCTCCCGGGATCTCCCGAGCGGCTGGTACCGCTGAAGGCCGGGGAGCTGGGATACTGGGAGGATGTCGTTACCGGGGTGAGCCCCGGAAGCCGGTATTTCTTCCGCCTGAATGGTGAACACGACCGACCCGATCCGGCTTCCCGGTATCAGCCTGAAGGAGTTCACGGCCCTTCGGAAATTATCGACCAGAGTGCCTTTCCCTGGTCGGATCACAACTGGGGCGGCATCCCCCTTGAAGATTTCGTCATCTACGAGCTGCACGTCGGGACATTCACCCCGGAGGGGACCTTCGCAGCCGTCATCCCCCATCTGCCGGAACTGCACGAAATGGGAGTGACCGCCATTGAAATCATGCCTGTCGCCCAGTTCCCCGGCGAGCGCAACTGGGGGTACGACGGAGCTTACCCTTTCGCCGTACAGACGAGCTACGGCGGCCCGTCCGGATTCAAGGCCCTGGTGGATGCCTGCCACCGGGAAGGCCTCTCTCTCATTCTCGATGTCGTTTACAACCATCTGGGGCCCGAGGGGAATTACCTGCGGGAATTCGCTCCCTACTTCACCGACCGATACCGCACCCCCTGGGGGGAGGCGATCAACTTCGACGGACCCGGCAGCGACGAGGTTCGCGCCTATTTCATCGAGAACGCCCTTGCCTGGTTCCGGGATTACCATGTCGATGCCCTGCGTCTCGATGCCGTCCATGCGATCTTCGATTTTTCCGCCAGAAATTTTCTGCAGGAGTTGGCGGAGAGAACCGGTGAGTACTCGCAGGAAGCGGGACGGCCGCATCTCCTGATCGCCGAAAGCGATCTTGACGATGTGCGTCTCATCCGCACGGCGGAGCAGGGCGGATACGGCCTTCATGCCCAGTGGCATGACGATTTTCATCATGCCCTGCACACTCTTCTGACCGAGGACAGGGAAGCCTATTATCAGGATTTCGGGTCGACCGCGGACCTCTGCAAGGCCTTTCGCGAAGGCTTCGTCTATGACTGGCGCTATTCACCGTACCGGCAGAGGCGCCACGGCAGCTCCTCGCGGGAGCAGCCCGCAAGGCAGTTCGTGGTCTGTTCGCAGAACCATGATCAGATCGGAAACCGGATGCAGGGGGAGCGGCTGATTACGGTGGCCGGTTTCGCGGCCGCTAAAACAGCAGCCGCGGCAGTCCTCTTATCTCCCTATATCCCGCTCCTTTTCATGGGCGAGGAATATGGGGAGGAAGCTCCTTTCCTTTTTTTCGTAAGTTTCCCCGATCCGGACCTTGCCGAGGCGGTGCGGAGCGGCCGCCGGGAGGAATTCAGGGCCTTCTCATGGAAAGGCGAGCCTCCCGATCCGCAGGATCCCGAAACCTTCCGCCGCTCCCGATTGAAGCGGGAACAGCGCCATCACGGTCGCAACCGGACGATGTTCGATTTCTATCGGCAATTGCTGCGCCTGCGCAAGGAACTTCCGGCGCTGCGCCATCCGGACAAGGAAAATCTCGAGGCGGGAACCCAGGCGGGTACGTCGGTATTGTGGCTGAGCCGCTGGAAAGGCGTCGATCGGGTAATCGCCCTGTTCAATCTCGGAGGGGAAAAGGTCTCCCTGAATTTCCCGGCAGCCTCCGGCAGCTGGAAAAAGCTTCTCGATTCAGCGGAAGAGCTATGGCAGGGACCCGGCTCGCTTCTGCCCCAACACCTGACCGGCTCCGAAGCGGTCGTTCTGCCGCCACTGAGTTGTGCCCTTTACCGGCTGGAGCCCAAGCATGATAAAGTCCAATAG